Genomic segment of Sphingopyxis sp. QXT-31:
TTTCGACCAGCGCCTTTTCGGCCGCCTTCTCCCCCGCATCACCGCGCCGCGACAATTCGATATAGAGCCGCTCGCCGAACAGCGCTTCCAGCTGCTCGACATAATCCTCCGCCGCCGACTGCTGCTCGCCCGCCAGCAGCCGGACCAGCGCGCCCTCGCCGCCGCCGGTCAGGCAGATCAGCCCGTCGGTCCGCCCCGCGAGCGACGCCAGGGTGACATGCGGGTCCTGCTCGACCGGCCGCCCGAGATGCGCCGCCGAAACCAGCGCGCACAGATTGTCGTACCCTTTTTCATGCTGCGCATAGAGCGCGATCCAGTCGATCTGCGGCGCGCCATTGGCAAGCCGCGGCCCTGGCCGCGCGACGCTGAGGAACACCCCGACGATCGGCTGGACGCCCGCGGCCTGGCACGCCTCGCCGAACGCCATCGCGCCATAGAGCCCGTTGCGGTCGCAGATCGCGATCGCCGGAAAGCCGCGCTCGCGCGCCGCCTTGGCAATCGCCTTGGGGTCGATCGCCCCTTCGAGCATGGTGTAGCTGGAAAAGACGCGGAGCGGGACAAAGGGGCTGTAGGCCATCGGATGACGCTACCGTGACAACCGCGATTCGGCCATGCTCAATCGCGCGCGCCGCGCCCGCCGATATGGCCTTTTCATTGCATCCGCGGACAATCCATGCCCCAATCGCCGCCATCGAAGCAGCAAGGGGAAAGTGACCATGAGCAACGGTTCCGCCAGCCTGATCGCACGAGCCAAAGCCATGATCTTGCAGCCTAAAAGCGAGTGGCAGATCGTTGCGACCGAACCCGACTCGGCGCAGGGCATCTTCATGCGCTACGTCGTCCCCCTCGCCGCCATCGGCCCGATCGCCGGTTTCATCGGCATGCAGGTCTTCGGAATCCAGCTGTTCGGGGTCAGCTTCAAGCCCAGCCTGATGGCGGGCCTCACGCAGGCGATCGTCGGCTATCTGCTCGCACTCGTCTCGGTGGGGGTGGTCACCTTCATCATCGACGCGCTCGCGCCGTCGTTCGGCGGCACCTCAGACCGTACGCAGGCGATGAAGCTCGCGGCATATGCCGGGACCGCGGGCTATCTCGGCGGCATCTTCGGCATCGTCCCCGCCATCGCGGCGCTGGGTCTGCTCGCCAGCCTCTACGGCCTCTACCTGCTCTATCTGGGCGTCACCCCGGTGATGAAGGTGCCGCAGGACCGCGCGGTGGTCTTCGTGCTCATCCTCATCGTCGCGGCGATCGCCGCCTATTTCGTGATCGGCCTGATCACCGCCGCGATCACCGGCCCGATGATGGCGCCGCCGGCGGTGACGGTAGGTTAGCGGCGGCGCTGCGCTCCAAAGCCCTCTCCCCTTCAGGGGAGAGGATAGCGCAGCTTGCTCCGTCAGGAGCTAGCGGAGCTTGGAGAGGGGCCTAGCCGCTGGCGGTCGCAAACCCCTCTCAACTCCGGCTAGGCAGTAAGCTGCCAAGCTTCTGTATCTCTCCCCTGAAGGGGAAAGAGCAGAAGCCCCCTACCCCAGCAATTCCTCGATCTCTTTCCGCAGCTGCTCGGGCTTGGTCGTGGGTGCGTGGCGCGAGACGGTCTTGCCGTTGCGGTCGACCAGGAATTTGGTGAAGTTCCATTTGATCCCGCTGCCGAGCAGCCCGGTCTTTTCCTTCTTCAGATGCTTGAAGATCGGATCGGCATCGTCGCCATTGACGTCGATCTTCGCCATCAGCGGGAAGGACACGTCATAGGTCAGCGAGCAGAAGTTCGCGATTTCC
This window contains:
- a CDS encoding glutathione peroxidase is translated as MALYDLSAKLPGGGTQSLADYKGKVLLIVNTASKCGFTPQYEGLEELYRDYKDRGLEILAFPCNQFGAQEPGNAEEIANFCSLTYDVSFPLMAKIDVNGDDADPIFKHLKKEKTGLLGSGIKWNFTKFLVDRNGKTVSRHAPTTKPEQLRKEIEELLG
- a CDS encoding Yip1 family protein — translated: MSNGSASLIARAKAMILQPKSEWQIVATEPDSAQGIFMRYVVPLAAIGPIAGFIGMQVFGIQLFGVSFKPSLMAGLTQAIVGYLLALVSVGVVTFIIDALAPSFGGTSDRTQAMKLAAYAGTAGYLGGIFGIVPAIAALGLLASLYGLYLLYLGVTPVMKVPQDRAVVFVLILIVAAIAAYFVIGLITAAITGPMMAPPAVTVG